The Nicotiana tomentosiformis chromosome 2, ASM39032v3, whole genome shotgun sequence genome includes the window TGGGAAACTATTttgaggagattttcatcaagcaacccaaggtaagtgattcccacttgttgtaagttaaatacatggattatatttggatttaaacatgaaaattggtaaaaAATgtggagattttgaagaaaacctaaaaattatatttttggattttgaccgcgaaattggatatgaaattaagaataaatgatgtatctgagttcgtggtgttatggttaatatttatttttgaaaagttttagaaTCTAGGCATGTGGGcatgagggttgactttgttgacttttcgagcggagttggaaattattataaattgttaaattataagcattggagtatattttgattgatttgtacattgtttgactagtttcggatcgatggtcATTGGTTAGAGGTGTTAGAGGGGCGTTGGAGCAggttatagaacttcggagcgaagtaagtctcatgtctaaccttatgaggggaaaactaccTCCTAGGTGACATATTTGATATGTGATACTTAttttgggggctacgtacgtacgaggtgatgagagtccgtacatagttaGATTCATGTCTATGTCCGGGTAGACCTAGGACTTTACCATACAATAAATTATGTtacttgaatttaattattagtttaattacttgaagaCTATAAGTGAAAGCTGATAGAGATCATGTTAGATCGAATCTCAATTCCGTAAGTTATTTGGCAGGATAATCGATTGATGGTAAATAGCATTTTTACGTTACGTCTCTGACCCCTATATAGTAAATACGCGAGTCGTAAGtcgataagtttcttctcttCATGGGGATCgcgccgaacgcctcgacagtatatgtatatatgagatgcatccatggatcgggtcGTGCGACCTTGACAGTGAATGTACACGGCtatatggatcgggccgaacgacctcgacataattcgtgcgtaaaatTATTAGGAGTCTGAATACCCTCGAGATTATCCTCTAGATTAAACTTGAAAATTACATAATATTCTCTTTATGACCCGAAATCGGATATCTAATTGATGGTTCTTATTTGTTGAGATAGCATGTGGCACTTGGGGATATTTAAACTGATGATATTTGTTAACGGATTTCCTATCTATTGCCCCTTATTTTATTGATTCTTGTTGTATTTTATGCCCGCTTATGATTCCTGCATTTTATtcattagaccactagtaagtgtcgatgtcgacccctcgtcactaattctccggagttaggctagatacttactgggtatgcgttgatttacgtactcagactgcacttctgcactaaacgtGTAGGATTTGATAGGTTTATTTGGTGGTCATCCTGGCGCGTAGGCACAActgttgaggggactttatggcgAGCTTCTTTTCTATGCTACGCACAGCAGCCCTCAGAGTCTTcatcttatttatttactctACCTTGACTATTTTATTTTCCAGACAAATGTATTATTGTTGCACTCTTTAGCagacgctcatgcacttgtgacgccgtattttgggatgttctagaatttgtttatggttttTGCTTAACATTGacacacttttactttatattttatttaaattgtatgtatCTACGATTTTTAATGCATTTGTTtctctatctaataagattcataatttcaaaaataataaaaggaataataagttggtagttcaccgttggcttgcctaacggtgacgttgggcgccatcacgacctatagtgaattttggatcgtgacatacaTATACATATTTGATGGAACCCATGGTCAAAAAAGGTGAAGTGGTGCATTGGTTTTGGCCCCTTATTTCCAATAGCCTAATGGCCAAAAGAGGCGAAGTGGTGCACTGGTTTTGGCTCCTTATTTCTAATAGCCTAAGGTCGGGAGATTGAATCTCCCGCCAAAtgttttgtttaatttttttaaaatatttcttttctttctatttctACTAACGtaacttttctttttattttttaaatcacTAAAGCAATTAGCAATATTAATTCCCAAATTCCCAGTTCCCACGCTCGGAGTTTTCTCGATTTCcccatcccaaaatataatattattcCCTAAACTAATCCCAAAATTTAAAAAACATTAAACCCTAGTCAGTTAATTATTATATACTATTGTTCTTGTCTGTAATAAAATGGTTAGATTCAAAGCATTAGAAGATTTTCCTGGTAACTGGGTAAGTGGTAAAgctttatttctatttatttttgaaGAGAATTCTTCTTTTGTTTCAATCTGTTCCATGATTTTCTTGAAATTTCTAGCAATTCTTGAAATTTGAATTAAAGATACTTTTCGAAAGAGAAGTGGAAGATGAGACTTGAGAGTCTTGGTAGTATTGCGGTCATGATTGTCCATTAATTGATTGGCTTGATTTGTTTCTCCCTCTGTTCTCTTAGTTAGCATATGTAGTTAATGAAAATTGGACGGACCATATTACAAATTGTTTGGCATCTAGAGAGATTTTGAGTTGCTTTACAGTAATAGGCACATGCCATTGTTGAACAACCAGAATCTTCTTTGGATCAGTGAAAACTCCTGCAGCTGAGATAAAATGCCCTAAGTACTCCATATTTGCCACCCCAAAAACACATTTAGAGTATTTGTCCAGTAAGCTGTTGTTCACCATAAGTTCAAATACTTGCTGGAGATGTTGTACATGGTCTTGTAAGTGCACACTATAAACTAAAATGTCATCGAAGAAAACTAATACAAATTTCCTTAAAAACTGTTGAAATAAATGATTCATAAGACATTGAAATGTAGAGGGAGCATTTGTTAAACCAAAGGGCATGACTAGGTATTCATAATGGCCTAAGTTGAGTTTTAAAAGCAGTTTTTGGGATGTCTTCAGGCACTATTCTAATCTGATGGTAACCCGATCTTAGATCAATCTTAGAAAAGACTGTAGCTTAGTTAGTTCATCCAAAAGATCATCTATAATGGGAATGGGGAACTTGTCCTTAATTGTGCATTGGTTTAACTCCCTATAATCAGCACACAACCTCCATGACCCATACTAGTCATCCATCTTTTAGTTCGAATATAGCTCCTGAAATCCAAAGAGAGACAATCTCATCTCCTCCTTCAAATGTTGATAGTGTTCTTGAGTTGGGATCTCCCAATCCTGATCCGAAAGAAAGAATACTGATTTTTCAATATGCCCCTAATATTCGAGATGAAGTGAGGAGACATTATATTCAGCAAGGGCCTTGTCAACCGAGTGGTCACGCTTTTCCTAAAACTAAGTTTGAGAACAAAATGTGTCAATTTAATCCCGATTGGTTTAAGGGCCCATATTCTCAATAGTTAGAATATAGCATAAAAGTTGATGCTGCATTTTGtttgtattgttatttatttAAGAATGAACTTAAAAGTCGTGGTAATGCGGGGATGCATTTACAAAAAATGGCTTTAAGAGTTGGAACAAAGTTATTGAAAGACTTAGAATGCATGTTGGTGAAGTAAATAGTATCCATCACAAATGTTTCAACAAGATGCAAGATTTGAAAAATCAAGAACAATcgattcaatcttcttttcacaAGCAAAGTGAGAAAGCGAAAAGTGATAATCGGATTAGCTTAAATGCCTCGGTTGATGTGGTAAGATTTCTCTTAAGAAATGGATTGTCATTTCGTGGTCATGATGAGAGTGAAGATTCCGAATATAAAAGTATTTTTTCTTGAACTTTTGGAACTTCATGGGGATAAGCATTCAAATGTGGAAAAGGTAATATTACATAAAGCTTCAAAAAATGATATGATAATTTCTCCAGCAATTCAACAGGATATTATGGATGCTTGTGCTAAAGAAACAATTAAAGTTATCATCAAAGATTTGGATGGTGATTTCTTTGGGATATTAGTTGATGAATCAAATGACATCTCACATAAAGAGCAAATGGCCCTAGTTATACGATATATTAACAAAAGTGGGGAGGTGATAGAGCAAATTTTGGGTATTGTCCACGTGAATGATACATTTGCACTATCATTACAGAAAATAATTAATGATTTGTTTTTGGTTCACTCATAAAGATTATCCAATCTACGTGGACAAGGTTATGACGGAGCTAGTAATATGCAAGGAAGAATAAATGGCTTGAAGTCCTTATTTTACAAGAAGCCCATCTGCATATTGTATACATTGTTTTGCCCATCAGTTGCAATTGACACTTGTAGCTCTTTCCAAAAAGCACCCGAAtgtgaataatttttttttatgttgCCACTAATGCATTGAATACTATCGGAGTATCCTTCAAACATAGGGAATTACTTCGACAACACCAAGTAGAGAAGCTAGAAGAATTACTTGAATCTGGAAAAATAATTACTGGGCAAGGATTGAATCAAGAACGTGAACTCCAACGACCGGATGATACTCGCTGGGATCCCATTTTAAGACCTTGGAAAATTTTATGATTATATTTTCTTAGATTACTAATGTGTTTAAAGACATGCAATAGAATAGTTCTCATTCTCTTGAGAGATTTGCAGTAAAATATCTTTTGAAAAATATTCATGaatttgaatttatgtttttgTTGCACTTGATGTTAGAGATGTTGCTTCTTACAAATGAATTGAACAAAGCTTTACAATAGAAAGATCAAGACATCGTTAATGCTATGAGCTTGCTTGACCTTGTAAAGATAAGATTGCAAACGATGAGAGAAAATGAATTGGAGTCTTTGATGAATGAGGTTTAATCATTTTATGGTAAACATGATGTTATCATTCCCAAAATGGATGAAGACTATCCAAGGTCGAAGCGTAAGAAGTCTGAAGTTTCTTATGCACATCACTTTAGTAGGGAAGTATTTGATGTAGTTATTGATTTGCAACTTCATGAGATAAATCGTCGTTTTGAGTAGTGACTAGTGACTTACTCCTTGGTATGACTTGCTTGAATTGGGTTAATTCATTTGCTAATTTTGACAAAGACAAAATCATAAAATTGGCCGAATATTATCCAAGTGAGTTTGATGACAACAAGCTTCGAGATCTCAACTTTCAGCTTGATAGTTTCTTTGACTATGCTCGAACGTGTGATAGCAAGTTTGTCAACTTGAAGAAAATTAAGGATCTTGTTATAGTGATGGCAAAGACAAAATTGGATCAAACTTGGTGTCATGTTTATTTACTTATGAAGCTTACTTTGATTCTACATGTTGCTACTGCAAGCGTGGAAAGAGCATTCTCCTCAATGAAGCTCATAAAAAATGATCTACGTAATAGCATTAGTGAAGAATTTTGGATTAATACCTCTTTTTGGTGGATGAATAACGGCTAGTAAATGCACTAAGAGAGCCAAAAGAATTTTCTTAATGAGAACAGATCTACCCATGTTGATAATAATTTTTCATGCCACCCTGAGATTCTGCTAAGTCGTTTAGATATCATATCGGAGTATATAGCAATTGTTTATCTCCCCACATACAATGGGCACCCAAGAAGTTGTGTTCCATTCTAGTAATTCTTCGAATTCTTTCTATCTCTTCAGTTTGTGAGTTGGGGGCCTGGGATTACACATGATTTGTGCTTGTTGACTTGATCTCCTGAAATCATTTCATATCTCTCTAGATCCTTCGGCATGAGTTCTAAAGAGTACCTACATCCACTAGAAAATAAAATGATGTCATAGGCAAATGTAAGGTGATTTATGAGAAGACCCCTCTTACTCATATGGAAGCGAGATAAGTCTTCTCTGTTTGCAATCTCATtaatagtctgtttggccaagcctttttggccaaaagtatttttttggtggccaaaagtatttttttaaaagataAGGTGTTTGACCATGTTTTTAGTAGGAAAAAAGTGCTTTGAGTAGAAGGATAAGTTGTTTTTTTGAAGTAGAAAAAGTaattcccaaaaatattttttttaaaaagcacttttgaaaaataaatatatactTAAAAGTacattttaaaagtttggtcaaacactaattgttgctcaaaagtgtttttcaaattaattagcaaaACACAAAgtgtttctcaccaaaagtacttttgaaaaaaatatttttcaaaataagaagattttaaaagcttggccaaatataCTACAGTCCTACAGTTTATTGTGACATCCTAGATGAATCCCAAATCgacaaaacactgaaaagatgtTGGGCATATAAGTAGACACAGCTTAGACTTTAGTGACGCAGTTTAAAGTCGTGCGGGCCTAGGCtcaaagcggacaatatcactagtgggTAGGCTGTTACAAAACGGTATCAGAGCCACTCCGCGTGCAACCTTGAACGGTGGTGGGGCAAACCTCAGCGAGGACACTGAGTCCCTAAGGGAGGTGTATGTGATACCCTAGGCGAATCCCACATCGACAATGGATCTGCCCTTGATTAAGCCAATTTAATTCTTACTGATTATATTAGAAAAAAATCTTATAGAATCTAGAATTAAGCAACTTAAGCAAAAATCCTACCGATGATATTACAAATGCTACAATGCATGTGTGGGTGAAGTACTTAGGCATGTCAGTCGCATGCCATATTTCTATTGGATATTATACTACTAAATACAAATAATTATTATATTCTCTGTACGCCTCCTTATTTTCTAGTTATTTGTCTTATTCATTTTTCCCCTTCTCTTCGTCATTTTCTCCATACCCATTACCTTCTCCGGGAACCCACCGGCCACCACCACATCCTCTTCGATGTCGATGAGACCCCTGCAATAACAAAAGTCTTCTAGAAAATAATTTGTGTTATCAAGACAATTTAAGTATGATGAAACACTATAAATTCAAAAATTGAAAGCAAAGGTTCAAATTATTGAACAGCGGTTTGAGATTTGAAAAACAAACTCATTACTGTAGCAAATGCAGTTGCCATTGTTATCGATTTTTGTTCTCTGGCTACGACTCTTCTACCAGTCGATAATAACTTTTGCGCACCCACAgaggaaaaatatatttttgatcattttggGATTAAAGTGCACCAAACTCCGGCGATCTTCGTCTAAAAGCTAAATTTTTCATTtgatgtttatatatatatatatatatatatatatatatatatatatatatatgatcttttatataaatatatgtcATTTTATCAATTTATTGGTGCATATTAGTCTTTATTTTCAATTGAAATTGTTAACGGGAGTAAATTATTATGAGGGAATACGTTGACTGAGGTTACAATGGTAGTATACATTGTGTGGAAAAAAATGTGGTGGTTTTATtgttaagaagaaagaaaagtgagGGTTATAGAAAATAATGAACCAAAGAGACCCTAACAAGAATAACAGGGTGAAACAAAGAATCACAGGGTGGGCTAGACATTACTAATTTATTAATCCATAAAAAGTCCCCAAAACAAGAAACAGAGAAAGAATAAAGCTACAAATAGACACTACTTGCCAACAATTAGTCATTAAGTCATGCTACCAAAAATAGCAACAAAAAGCTACCAATGAAGTACAATATTCAAAAAACCTAGGCAAAAACGGATTTTTTTTCTGATGGGTATGGTTGGAATTCATTGAAAACACATATATTAGGTAATATACAAAACTTAAAAAAGATTGAAGATGATTTGAATTGATTTGGAGTCAAAATTCGTTATCAATGATATacgatataaaaaaaaattaggcAAAACGGATTTTTCCAATGGGTATGACTAAAATACAGTGAAAATACATAAATTAGGCGATAtataaaatttgaggaagattggtaCGGAAGATTAGTAGTGATTTAACTAGTTTGGAGTAAAAATTCGTAGTTCAAAtcgagttttaaaaaaaaaaatctacaaCACATGTATCAAAATGTATCTCACTTTTATCTCACACACAGATATGTATTGATATACAAGTTATACACAAGGGATACATATTTAATACATATGAGATATACAAATGATATATGAGGGGTACATAGCGAGATAAATATCTCATCTTTTTCCATGTTCATCTTCTATTTCGAATTTGGctcaaatttcaatttaaatCTCCATCATATCATCCCAAAATTGAGATTCTAACTCCTTGAGATATACTCAATCTATTTCAATAACACCCACCTTGAAACAAATTCTAATTAACCCAAAATTTTAAACTCAAGCTCAAGCGAGCTTCAATGGCCATAAGTTAATTAGTTTGTAATTGGTTATTAGATAACTTGATAATGTGATAAAAATTTACACTATTAATTTGTCTTCAATTGTCTTGTTTGTAATTGATCAAATCTTACTAAAATTATTGTCAATTTTATTTTTGGGAGTGTAGTTCGTCTTCAGTTATCTTATTTGCAAAAGCATACCAAACAATTCAAATGTGATGTGAAGAACAACAAGCAATTCAAAGACGCCATGAAGCATCTTTGGATTTCAAGGCTAGTCGCGAGAATTTAAGGTGTTGGCAAATTAAGGGTGTCTACCAGTTAGCATAGCTGATAGGTCACTTTGTATAATTATAATAAGAAAGGTATTGATACGAAaggcaaaatttcacataaaaacaaCTCGGCtccctacttttcaattttcgtagctcatattttaatttacaaccaactagcCTAAAAATAATAGGCTAAGATTCAACATTCAACTCCAATAGATTCTCGAAATTACTAAttaattcttttaaaaaaaattactcaAACTTTTAAGTTAATTTTTGAATCAGTAATTGTGACTCAAATATTAGCTCAACAAACCAAATCCATTTGGGTggtgaaaattagatttttaacaagcttaaatatgtgggtttaaatttcgaatttgattttgtgagaaatttggagtgggtgttatttagacttgttagaaatagtataaggaggttgtatataaaatttgaagtcatttaatggagatttggactggttttgaaCAAGAATTGCAACTGAAAATCGTGAAAGAAGTTCATCTACAGATGTTTGTATAAAggtgtataatagtgtataagaTGTGTTTATACTCTCATATACAccattatacataattatatacaATTATACAAAAAACTAACTTCGTCTTCTTCCTTGCATCTTTTATGAAATTTAACCCAAATCTTGCTCAAATCTACTCTAAAACATTTCAAATTTAATTTGAACTCCttttgatattttcaatcaattggaacaacactcaatccaaacaactaacaaactcaaaaaatccTATTTTTGAAAGCAAAGCTTTGAATGGCCTTCAGTGGTGGACTTCTTGTtacgccccaaaactgaggagcgcgatcggcgctcaaccgagtgaacccgactgagcaaacctgttagatttcattctacccaaattcatccgtgaataaagaggagatgtactccgttaataattaaatactgaagagatttcattaaccgcttccatttcattcccagtaactgcatcattcaatatttccaaaatagtatgagtttatagatttaataaaAACATgtttccaaataccaacagttctaatccaatttccaatatcaaataccacccacaacctatctacggagcctctaagtacaactgaagagtaatatggaaatgacaccaacaaggccccggctatacttcAACcataaagtacatgagaaacaaaagatatatgactccgaaatgaagtggggctcatcaaatcagctgaaaagagtgtattgctatcactaatcaatgccacctgctgtagaaccacctgcatccattaaagatgaagcgcccccggcaaaagggacgttagtactgtcgaatagcactagtgtatatagctagaaatcctctttcaaaatagaatgcccagaTGATCtctacgtggaacacataatataatataattgaaacagcctgtacaaacaaggacaacaaaaggggcacctataatgtgtctcattagaccgtccttagtgttcacatatcatattatacacttatgcattttgtagaccgtccatagtatttattcataccgtacacctatacctcttatacacaatgcatatatgcgtttcatagaccgtccacaagatttcatatcacaatggatttcataacacaatgtacctatgcgttcctagaccgtccacaggatttcatatcacaatgcatctatgtgtttcatagattgtccacaggatttcatatcacaatggatttcataacacaatgtacctatgcgtttcatagaccgtctacaggatttcatatcacaatgtacctatgcgttcatagaccgtccacaggatttcatatcacaatgtacctatgcgtttcatagaccatccacaggatttcatatcacaatatttcataacacaatatacctatgcgtttcatagaccgtccatagggtttcataacacatttaaaataaaagtacaaataggtacatctcataacctttcacaccacatatcacctaatccgtactttcaatcacttacaacattattatttcattgactctcttggccatacatatgattctttattcatggcgcaatggccgtattttatattccacactttcatttcttccctttcatagatcatcatcataattatcaacaagtagaatatttcgaaaatcacaactttaagttcattagtaatgaaggctttaaacacaatagattttttctcaataaatggagtaaaatgattgacaatcgaagcacaagttaaaatcatacacaatttcaactcatgaatatgtaagaacgcaaaacacattgaaaacgacttacaaagcataacattagctaaaacaaccacatatgggcatcacttgagttcataagcctttagccaattatattattgaagtcaattttggaatagttgagtcaaagctcatttcataatctttctcacattatttcatttcatcggcaccattggccacaagtataactttcactattggtacgttggccatattttatatccccaattcactgatttcacttccaaccatctttataggttatcaacaataaggcattcccaatcaagactttaggtacacatatgagcaattaaaagtcttaagaatattgagattttttcatacaatttggcatactagctttcatttgaaatacgattcaaagccacaacattttaatacgcaacccatactttgaaactcacgggaacattatggaattcaattccaagagagaaagtttagccaacatacctcaattgagattttcttaaattactacaacgttccgaaaattctagcaatctcaatctattttgagacataacaaaatttaacaacaattaggaagatattcatggtctcagctcttttgagcattttatcaaatactaggtgtacaaatttaactacaagattcttctacaagattttcttcactacacaacccaatccttacttatttaagctcaacaatctttccacaaatctttttggtacatgcatgtatagataatactctcatacccaagaatcatactcctaatcaaccatcttctacccagattcgaaattgaaaattaggatatggaaccttacctcttagatgaagaacttgtgggttttccttgttaatcttccaagatttgagaaagacttgatgaataattagcctagggttttctctctctctctctctctctctctcaaacactctcccttctctctaaaacatcagaatatttgctcaaaaatgaccctttgcgtgtatttaacgaagaagggttgggttttaaaatccaaaaaaggagctccagaacaggttctgcggtcgcatatgcgaccgcataatggttatgtgaaccgcatatcggtcgcataattgctgacaaaatgatcaaaaatctgtctgtggATGCGGTCACTAACAGTTATGCGattgcatagtcgaccgcataattgctttccactggcccaattaactgcctcactccgcagccattatgcggtccgcagagtgattctgcggtcgcataatggatcgcataaatgcgctttttcgtcaaaaatttttctttactctccggtgcattgttcaacccaaaaagtctgaaccgcggcacgtaagcctagtccggtaccatgaaacattattttctttagaaaatttaccgggctttacacttaagtacttcaaaattttccggggtgttacacttttactcttcaattttcttacattgcaacCAGGTGATGCAGGGGGAGAAGCAATAATGGCAAACGACCCCTTGAAGCATATGTAGTAGAAGTGAGAAGAATAGAGAGTGAAAGCAGTGGTTGTGAGAACACATATTTAATTCCATAACTTTTAGAAGCAATGGTTGTAAGAACACAGATTTTGAATTTGCTAGTGCTTTCAAAATATGTACAATATGAGCTAGGTCGGGTAAAACTTAAAAACATAGGCCATTTTTTGTTATGGTATGAAGTCACGTGTAAGAGTTCCTacttatacatgtacattaatcACCAATGTAACATTACAAAACCACAGTTGGCTTTATCACAGCCCCCTGTCTCATCTAAGAGTTCCTACCTATACATGTACATACATCAATAACCCTCAAATCCTATGTGCTAGTCTACTTCTAACTCAAAATTTAAGTGCTGAAGGAGTTTTCTAGTTTGAGCAGAAGCTCTCACATTACAAACACATGCAATAGTCCTAGCTAACTCTTCTACTTCCCTGCTACGTTTCTCAAAGATTCTGAGATTTCTCTCATTCCAAATCATGTGCATTGTCTTAGCATAGACCATTTTGAAGACAACAGCATTCCTTGATTTCCCTTTTGCATTTTCCACTGTCCATTTCCAATGTTGGCTCCATGAATTTGCACAGTAAGGTCGTCTTTGCATCCATCGTAGTA containing:
- the LOC138906159 gene encoding uncharacterized protein encodes the protein MTCLNWVNSFANFDKDKIIKLAEYYPSEFDDNKLRDLNFQLDSFFDYARTCDSKFVNLKKIKDLVIVMAKTKLDQTWCHVYLLMKLTLILHVATASVERAFSSMKLIKNDLRNSISEEFWINTSFWWMNNG